A stretch of the Rhinoderma darwinii isolate aRhiDar2 chromosome 3, aRhiDar2.hap1, whole genome shotgun sequence genome encodes the following:
- the LOC142750499 gene encoding AN1-type zinc finger protein 6-like, whose translation MAQENHNQVPALCTNGCGFYGSPRTNGLCSVCYTEWLRRQNSSSNGRNRPPVMSVRSGVEASTSQIVDYAELDKPAESIDSQGQVSFLPQTDSGSSSPDGNTLERRIEVYIRNIRLGVELQRGKRKYNDTEQTLDSAEASASDNAQKSSEDQELSPPKAKVKKVNRCHVCRKRVGLTGFDCRCGNIFCGIHRYSDRHSCSYDYKAEGAKKIRKENPVVVAEKIRKI comes from the exons ATGGCGCAAGAGAACCACAACCAAGTTCCTGCACTTTGTACTAATGGTTGTGGCTTCTATGGTAGCCCACGTACCAATGGACTATGCTCCGTCTGCTACACAGAATGGCTACGGAGACAGAACAGCAGCAGCAATGGGAGGAATAGACCCCCAG TGATGTCAGTGAGAAGTGGGGTGGAGGCTTCTACCTCACAGATTGTAGACTATGCAGAGCTTGATAAACCTGCAGAATCTATAGATTCACAAGGACAAGTCAG TTTTCTTCCTCAGACAGATTCAGGCTCCTCTTCACCAGATGGAAATACCTTAGAGAGAAGAATTGAGGTGTATATTCGGAACATACGTTTGGGGGTAGAATTACAGCGAGGAAAGAGAAAGTATAATGATACAGAACAGACTTTGGACAGTGCTGAGG CTTCAGCATCAGATAATGCACAGAAATCTTCTGAAGATCAAGAACTCTCCCCACCAAAGGCCAAAGTCAAGAAAGTTAACCGTTGCCACGTGTGCCGCAAAAGAGTTGGGCTCACCG GCTTTGACTGTCGATGTGGGAATATATTCTGTGGGATACATCGTTACTCTGACAGGCACAGTTGCTCCTATGACTATAAAGCTGAAGGAGCTAAGAAGATCAGAAAGGAAAACCCTGTTGTGGTTGCGGAGAAGATCCGTAAAATTTGA